In one Zymoseptoria tritici IPO323 chromosome 10, whole genome shotgun sequence genomic region, the following are encoded:
- the IDH2 gene encoding isocitrate dehydrogenase ((NAD+); isocitric dehydrogenase; beta-ketoglutaric-isocitric carboxylase; isocitric acid dehydrogenase; NAD dependent isocitrate dehydrogenase; NAD isocitrate dehydrogenase; NAD-linked isocitrate dehydrogenase; NAD-specific isocitrate dehydrogenase; NAD isocitric dehydrogenase; isocitrate dehydrogenase (NAD); IDH (ambiguous); nicotinamide adenine dinucleotide isocitrate dehydrogenase) gives MLASRLFRAPAGRTALRQVSRPAYVQIASRAYSVNPTLTPTDEKVAKFLGQKDGSGNYTVSFIEGDGIGPEIAQSVKDIFAAAKAPIKWESVDVTPILKDGKTAIPDAAIESIKRNYVALKGPLATPIGKGHVSLNLTLRRTFNLFANLRPCKSIAGYKTPYDDVDIVLIRENTEGEYSGIEHVVVDGVVQSIKLITREASERVLRYAFQHAQEIGRKKVRVVHKATIMKMSDGLFLSTAREVAKDYPGIDFDAEMLDNTCLKVVTDPAPYNDQVLVMPNLYGDILSDMCAGLIGGLGLTPSGNIGDECSIFEAVHGSAPDIAGMALANPTALLLSSIMMLQHMGLTSHASAIQSAIFKTLSEGKYLTGDLGGKAKTHEYAGAVISNL, from the exons ATGCTCGCCAGCAGACTTTTCCGAGCGCCCGCGGGGCGAACAGCCTTGCGACAGGTTTCGCGGCCCGCATATGTTCAG ATTGCCTCCCGCGCATACTCAGTCAACCCGACCTTGACACCGACGGATGAGAAAGTCGCAAAGTTCCTTGGCCAGAAGGACGGCTCT GGCAACTACACAGTCTCATTCATTGAGGGCGACGGTATTGGTCCAGAAATCGCACAGTCTGTCAAGGacatcttcgccgccgcgaaAGCACCCATCAAGTGGGAATCCGTGGATGTTACGCCAATCCTCAAGGATGGCAAGACCGCGATCCCAGACGCCGCCATTGAGAGCATCAAGCGCAACTACGTCGCACTCAAGGGACCTCTCGCTACACCCATTGGCAAGGGACACGTCTCTCTCAACCTGACCCTCCGCCGTACATTCAACCTCTTCGCCAACCTTCGTCCCTGCAAGAGCATCGCTGGCTACAAGACCCCATATGACGATGTGGACATTGTCCTCATCCGTGAGAACACCGAGGGAGAATACTCAGGCATCGAGCACGTTGTTGTGGATGGTGTCGTGCAGTCGATCAAGCTCATCACCCGAGAGGCATCCGAGCGCGTCCTCCGCTACGCATTCCAACACGCGCAGGAGATTGGCCGCAAAAAGGTCCGCGTTGTGCACAAGGCCACCATCATGAAGATGTCCGACGGTCTCTTCCTCAGCACCGCCCGCGAGGTCGCCAAGGACTACCCTGGTATTGACTTCGATGCCGAGATGCTTGACAACACCTGCTTGAAGGTCGTTACCGACCCAGCACCATATAACGACCAGGTCTTGGTCATGCCCAACCTGTACGGAGACATTCTCTCGGATATGTGCGCTGGTCTGATCGGCGGTCTCGGTCTGACCCCGTCTGGAAACATCGGTGACGAGTGCTCCATCTTTGAGGCTGTTCACGGCTCCGCCCCGGATATCGCCGGCATGGCTTTGGCTAACCCGACTGCGTTGCTGCTCAGTTCTATCATGATGTTACAGCACATGGGTCTGACGAGCCACGCGAGTGCCATCCAGAGCGCCATCTTCAAGACACTGTCGGAAGGAAAG TACCTGACAGGTGATCTCGGCGGCAAGGCCAAGACCCACGAGTATGCCGGCGCTGTCATTAGCAACCTATAG
- the MgSEC5 gene encoding exocyst complex protein (Exocyst complex protein): MPISAERERELLNTYKLTSLNPTEWPHQDDESSEGEEEPTSDLSRQRSIQSANTRFQNIARHASLRSSVSNSKGPQNTAAVQNDESDALGMAPSVAGELRKRGVPVEEDLALRNKFMLSSTSFSPALYLSQVHQSASTEDLLRGLDFLSKSIEQKSASLKVLVESNFERFVRAKAIIDTVYTEMRTQGVEATRMSQLPSSATTGKPHSRQTSKNQSHFRNNSGAFGSAAKTQPLDKKKNALTKESEYGVQGIKAPLQEVAIKVEEVWGPALGGREKEETLKSLMSALDQHRDIFKLSGNMYDAIKKNDYDSVVETYKQAKLHAEKARKIVAIAKENDMDLGDEDVHQIIVTARMWHDVTTQVNAYKVEIWKRLKTSHGRKAVAVAEESDRELHMDIIAVLLQLGVEESPIFVFIESRYLYLRDRIARTFERGRIEIEILRRRLASNTKLDSAALAKHLRSACTSTGTLRLSKENTRDLDTDIVLGFWDKVEACLTTLLSTQTGILAEVLEWWEISQSFMENRAQKSFPTGVFATGFTHLELEPKHVDAIRAAAFELVSILRESITSFFQDAPVEDISELYSPIPPTPISPDPSSPSLTSTMRTFSFDPSTVPSLSATKKGDAWEKFAFWPPGANSLSGAHYLAKLSALVGTAMGEMAGLSVIKQSDVTEKLKAGVVAVRERCIAAICASWNADAEKCRVLESWTRSPDRRDLTLMPAYFEAWEDKVLTNVQKIAYISDATLRKSGGSAVDVIVPPSAKLLQTVRGCFVTSLYKGLSGMVENAEKLRTSDSGANVRMLITLSNLNHLRSEVIPQLISLFESAFSVKLTEESKTIRDVLAQIDARLFQSYVKPTVDHITATITIGINSPAWEPTSSSRPTDARSYIYDVLIALVMVHAEVTASTTAGLTNQILSYLLEQSSLALIAAFKTRTHYSLSALMQATLDVEFLAQTLNNYTTDRAGEVQSQIYLALDERTDNDARSKLQGELPAMRGILKGLREKTKGEFGCFRRERRGRREGGSAQGVPKAG; encoded by the exons ATGCCGATCTCCGCAGAAAGAGAGAGGGAGCTTCTGAATACCTACAAACTCACGTCTCTCAATCCTACCGAATGGCCACATCAAGACGACGAGTCCTCCGAAGGGGAAGAGGAGCCTACGTCCGACCTCTCACGCCAAAGATCGATACAATCCGCGAATACACGATTCCAGAACATCGCACGACATGCCAGTCTACGTTCAAGCGTGTCCAACAGCAAAGGACCTCAGAACACCGCTGCGGTACAAAACGATGAGAGCGACGCGCTGGGCATGGCTCCCAGCGTGGCAGGAGAATTGCGGAAACGTGGAGTGCCTGTAGAGGAGGATCTGGCACTGAGGAACAAGTTCATGCTGTCTTCGACTAGCTTCAGTCCTGCGTTGTACCTCTCCCAGGTCCACCAGTCCGCCAGCACAGAAGATCTCCTCCGGGGCCTGGACTTCCTCAGCAAGAGCATCGAACAGAAGTCTGCGAGTCTGAAGGTCCTGGTGGAGAGCAACTTCGAACGCTTCGTGCGTGCGAAAGCGATCATAGACACCGTCTATACGGAGATGCGTACACAAGGTGTGGAGGCCACCCGGATGTCACAGTTGCCATCTTCTGCCACAACTGGCAAGCCGCATTCGAGGCAGACGAGCAAGAACCAGAGTCATTTTCGGAACAATAGCGGAGCTTTTGGATCTGCAGCAAAGACTCAGCCTCtagacaagaagaagaatgctCTAACGAAGGAGTCTGAATATGGCGTGCAGGGTATCAAAGCGCCATTACAAGAAGTGGCCATAAAAGTGGAGGAAGTGTGGGGACCCGCGCTGGGTGGTCGCGAGAAAGAAGAGACGCTGAAATCGCTCATGTCTGCACTGGACCAACATCGGGATATCTTCAAATTGAGCGGCAACATGTATGATGCAATCAAGAAGAATGACTACGACAGTGTGGTGGAGACATACAAGCAAGCCAAGTTGCATGCTGAAAAGGCCAGGAAGATTGTTGCGATCGCGAAAGAGAACGACATGGATCTCGGAGATGAAGACGTACATCAAATCATCGTCACAGCAAGAATGTGGCATGACGTGACGACACAAGTGAACGCATACAAGGTAGAGATCTGGAAGCGCCTGAAGACTTCTCACGGGCGGAAAGCTGTCGCTGTGGCCGAGGAGTCTGATAGAGAGCTTCACATGGATATCATTGCTGTGCTACTCCAGCTTGGCGTGGAGGAAAGTCCCATCTTCGTCTTTATCGAGAGTCGCTATCTCTACCTGCGGGATCGCATTGCTCGAACATTTGAAAGGGGTCGAATTGAGATTGAGATCCTCCGGCGCAGGCTTGCGAGCAACACTAAGCTTGACAGCGCTGCATTGGCGAAGCATCTCCGCTCGGCGTGCACGTCGACTGGAACTCTTCGCCTCTCCAAAGAGAACACTCGTGATCTCGACACGGACATTGTGCTTGGGTTTTGGGACAAAGTCGAAGCTTGTCTGACGACTCTTCTTTCCACACAGACCGGGATTCTGGCCGAAGTCCTTGAATGGTGGGAGATCTCCCAGTCTTTCATGGAGAATCGAGCTCAGAAGTCCTTTCCTACCGGCGTGTTCGCCACTGGTTTCACGCATCTCGAGCTGGAGCCCAAGCACGTCGATGCCATCCGTGCAGCTGCGTTTGAGCTCGTGAGCATTCTTCGCGAGAGCATCACGTCATTCTTCCAAGATGCACCTGTAGAAGACATCAGCGAATTGTACTCGCCCATACCCCCAACGCCGATCTCACCAGACCCTTCCAGTCCGTCTCTCACATCAACAATGCGAACCTTCAGCTTTGATCCCAGCACTGTTCCTTCGCTCAGCGCGACCAAAAAGGGCGATGCGTGGGAAAAGTTCGCTTTCTGGCCGCCGGGCGCAAATTCACTGTCTGGCGCACATTACCTCGCCAAGCTATCAGCACTTGTCGGTACCGCCATGGGCGAGATGGCAGGTCTGAGCGTCATCAAGCAGTCCGATGTGACGGAGAAGCTCAAGGCCGGCGTTGTCGCTGTACGAGAGCGATGTATCGCAGCCATCTGCGCCAGCTGGAATGCGGATGCAGAGAAGTGCCGAGTCCTCGAGAGCTGGACTCGCAGTCCCGACCGAAGAGATCTGACCCTCATGCCAGCATACTTTGAGGCGTGGGAGGACAAGGTGTTGACAAATGTGCAGAAGATCGCCTACATCTCTGATGCCACTCTTAGAAAGAGTGGTGGTAGTGCGGTTGATGTCATCGTTCCCCCTTCGGCGAAGCTTCTTCAGACGGTGAGGGGATGTTTTGTGACGAGTCTGTACAAGGGTTTGAGTGGCATGGTGGAGAACGCCGAGAAGCTGCGGACTTCTGATAGTGGTGCT AACGTCCGCATGCTCATCACCCTATCCAACCTTAATCACCTTCGCAGCGAAGTGATCCCACAACTGATATCACTCTTCGAGTCCGCCTTCTCGGTCAAGCTCACTGAAGAGAGCAAAACGATCCGCGATGTCCTAGCCCAGATCGACGCCCGCCTCTTCCAATCATACGTCAAGCCCACCGTAGACCACATCACtgccaccatcaccatcggcATCAACTCACCGGCATGGGAACCTACATCATCCTCCCGACCCACAGATGCTCGGTCCTACATCTACGACGTCCTCATCGCCCTCGTCATGGTCCACGCCGAAGtcaccgcctccaccacaGCAGGGCTGACCAACCAAATCCTGTCCTACCTGCTCGAACAATCCAGCCTCGCCCTCATCGCGGCCTTCAAGACGAGGACGCACTACAGCCTCTCCGCGCTTATGCAAGCGACGCTTGACGTGGAATTCCTCGCGCAAACTTTGAACAATTACACGACCGATCGTGCAGGTGAAGTGCAAAGTCAGATCTACTTGGCGCTGGATGAACGCACGGATAATGATGCGAGGAGTAAATTGCAGGGCGAGCTGCCGGCTATGAGAGGGATCTTGAAGGGgttgagggagaagacgaagggTGAATTTGGGTGCTTTAGGAGAGAACGGAGGGGTAGGAGAGAGGGTGGTAGTGCGCAGGGGGTGCCGAAGGCGGGATAG
- a CDS encoding Ca2+-modulated nonselective cation channel polycystin (evolved in intracellular signal and calcium concentration changes), translating to MRWFSAALQVLSIAALPTLPSGSGEANITPPPPTTTTPAPRADLVYFDVDTSRAVFNLASHELTSPLVFDVQLHQVEDPLTSNLTINGQQLSVDVLDLLNDDLESDQPGKDPIQSPPRLNINLAITDRSGASQFINVAVVGFASLRPQATYDHIQAEPEHHLRIDITAVDHPSDSWGFELQSRPLLPGGGLFKFIQLSSGDQDPVESMYHSHSILDPTPLAHLSDLPKSVHDDYNVADEIESLILLEAEAGHLDTEIAARKQAIAKCLKNHRDQVTLKHLLRECDGLTCAAKVVAQRICDNIGILTEPAFQYTQVEAHSSPQQKLIHFDDDDDSSTDSSEETLPTTHTAANSKTLQSSTHHLSAFSRTAPTIIVTPQSLLLKVLALLASALGLAALVSYLRFKFQSPRTQVDRLAAKEERRTARAYRRAARRAEMRRRWGNFLDALNCCKAGRGKGTTYADFHDSGRRMENYDEKRRLILQDAFLEQDMSTHAKGEVMEAEIRELRHANQIVSALVHNAPVRGPTRAHVPQGAVAGWVGDAETGWVQTPMATGRSRASTEGTLPSYSSEVLPDYRSRYTRTTAASSSVRSDSVIAASSTPSSVFGLEPSAEGEEASASRSGAGTNTAGSGTGSGTGSGSGTQTRSQSPMSGTSGRTQTSGFTALSSVVDVESGYRASGETMRTIAMRFE from the exons ATGCGCTGGTTCTCCGCCGCTCTTCAAGTGCTGTCCATAGCCGCCCTGCCAACGCTTCCTAGTGGCAGTGGAGAGGCGAATATAACcccaccgccgccgacgacaacaacaccggcTCCTCGGGCGGACTTGGTATACTTTG ACGTCGACACCTCACGCGCTGTTTTCAATCTAGCATCCCACGAGCTTACGAGTCCTCTG GTATTCGACGTGCAACTCCACCAAGTTGAGGACCCTCTTACCAGCAACCTCACAATCAACGGTCAACAGCTTAGCGTGGACGtgctcgacctcctcaacGACGATCTTGAAAGTGACCAACCAGGAAAAGACCCAATCCAATCTCCACCTCGCTTGAACATAAACCTCGCCATTACAGACCGGTCTGGTGCCAGTCAGTTTATCAACGTAGCCGTGGTCGGATTTGCCAGCTTGAGACCTCAAGCAACCTACGACCACATCCAGGCTGAGCCTGAACATCACCTTCGCATCGACATCACCGCAGTAGATCATCCTTCTGATTCCTGGGGATTTGAACTCCAGTCCCGTCCACTCCTCCCCGGCGGCGGTCTCTTCAAATTTATTCAGCTCAGTTCGGGCGACCAAGACCCAGTGGAGTCCATGTACCACTCTCACTCCATCCTGGATCCGACTCCTCTTGCCCATCTAAGTGATCTTCCAAAATCTGTTCATGATGACTACAACGTTGCAGATGAGATTGAGtctctcatcctcctcgaggCAGAGGCCGGCCACTTGGACACGGAGATCGCCGCACGGAAACAAGCTATTGCGAAATGCCTCAAGAACCACCGCGATCAGGTCACATTGAAGCATCTCCTTCGCGAGTGTGATGGCCTCACCTGCGCCGCCAAAGTCGTCGCTCAAAGGATCTGCGATAATATTGGCATCCTCACCGAGCCGGCTTTTCAATACACTCAAGTCGAAGCCCATTCCTCTCCTCAACAAAAGCTCATtcacttcgacgacgacgacgacagctcCACCGACTCCAGCGAAGAGACTCTCCCGACCACCCATACCGCGGCAAACTCCAAGACCCTGCAATCTTCAACTCACcacctctccgccttctcaCGCACCGCTCCAACGATCATCGTAACTCCAcaatccctcctcctcaaagtCCTCGCACTCCTCGCCTCGGCACTCGGCCTCGCCGCTCTCGTCTCCTATCTCCGCTTCAAGTTCCAATCTCCTCGCACGCAAGTCGACCGCCTCGCCGCAAAGGAAGAACGACGAACAGCTCGCGCTTACCGTCGCGCCGCTCGGAGAGCAGAAATGCGCCGACGGTGGGGCAATTTCCTGGATGCACTCAACTGCTGTAAAGCGGGACGAGGGAAAGGAACGACTTACGCCGACTTTCATGATAGTGgacggaggatggagaaTTACGACGAAAAGCGACGGTTGATTCTGCAAGACGCTTTCCTTGAACAGGATATGAGTACCCACGCGAAGGGCGAAGTCATGGAAGCTGAGATCCGAGAACTCCGCCACGCAAATCAGATCGTCTCCGCGCTCGTGCACAACGCTCCAGTACGTGGTCCAACTCGAGCGCACGTTCCCCAGGGCGCTGTGGCGGGCTGGGTCGGCGACGCCGAGACGGGATGGGTACAGACGCCGATGGCGACAGGGCGATCAAGGGCGAGTACAGAGGGTACATTGCCGAGTTATTCGAGCGAAGTACTACCCGACTATCGCTCACGGTATACTCGCACGACAGCCGCTTCGAGCTCAGTCCGCAGCGACTCGGTCATCGCAGCAAGCTCGACGCCGTCATCTGTATTCGGGCTGGAGCCGAGcgcagaaggagaagaggccAGCGCATCAAGGAGTGGCGCTGGCACCAATACAGCTGGCTCTGGCACCGGCTCCGGCACAGGAAGCGGAAGCGGAACCCAAACAAGAAGCCAATCACCCATGAGCGGAACCAGCGGCCGCACTCAAACCAGCGGATTCACGGCTTTGAGCAGCGTGGTGGATGTGGAGAGCGGTTATCGAGCGAGCGGagagacgatgaggacgattgCTATGAGGTTTGAATAA